A genome region from Dolichospermum compactum NIES-806 includes the following:
- the rpe gene encoding ribulose-phosphate 3-epimerase gives MTQNSSQKPIVIAPSILSADFSRLGDDIRAVDKAGADWIHVDVMDGRFVPNITIGPLIVEAIRPVTTKPLDVHLMIVEPEKYVEGFAKAGADIISVHAEHNASPHLHRTLGQIRELGKKAGVVLNPGTPLELIEYVLELCDLVLIMSVNPGFGGQSFIPSVVPKIRKLRQMCDERGLDPWIEVDGGLKANNTWQVLEAGANAIVAGSAVFNAPDYAEAITNIRNSKRPTPELAAV, from the coding sequence ATGACCCAAAATTCATCTCAAAAGCCTATAGTTATCGCTCCATCTATCCTATCAGCAGATTTTAGCCGTCTGGGTGACGATATTCGCGCCGTAGACAAAGCCGGAGCAGATTGGATTCACGTTGATGTAATGGATGGACGTTTTGTCCCTAATATTACAATAGGTCCTCTGATTGTGGAGGCGATTCGTCCAGTTACCACCAAACCACTGGATGTCCACTTGATGATTGTGGAACCAGAAAAGTATGTGGAAGGTTTTGCTAAAGCTGGCGCTGATATTATTTCTGTCCACGCAGAACACAACGCTTCACCTCACTTACACCGCACTCTCGGACAAATCAGAGAACTCGGTAAGAAAGCTGGAGTTGTACTCAATCCGGGTACACCTTTGGAGTTAATTGAATATGTTCTAGAATTGTGCGATTTAGTGCTAATTATGAGCGTTAACCCCGGTTTCGGTGGTCAAAGCTTTATTCCTAGCGTAGTTCCTAAAATCCGCAAGTTGCGTCAAATGTGCGATGAACGCGGTTTAGATCCTTGGATTGAAGTTGACGGGGGACTAAAAGCTAATAATACTTGGCAAGTTTTGGAAGCTGGCGCTAATGCTATTGTAGCGGGTTCGGCTGTATTCAATGCCCCTGATTATGCTGAGGCGATTACCAATATCCGTAACAGTAAGCGTCCAACTCCAGAATTGGCTGCTGTTTAA
- a CDS encoding BON domain-containing protein: MKKITPLVLSSILLLGTVACDNNAKTSSNAPDSTEQAGKVVTDKTVQTDKKDATSQVRRDQLNADIRAREQRNLTQGGGTDRASTDLASEVRSKLEANIPTGQLTVAAKDGAIVVGGTVQTQEQLNKIDPLAKQIKGVKSVKVLAKVAPAVPTQQR, from the coding sequence ATGAAAAAAATTACGCCTTTAGTCCTCAGCAGCATTTTATTGCTGGGAACAGTTGCCTGTGACAATAACGCTAAAACTAGCAGCAATGCACCCGATTCTACAGAACAGGCTGGTAAGGTTGTCACGGACAAAACAGTCCAAACTGATAAAAAAGATGCCACTAGCCAAGTTCGTCGAGATCAACTCAATGCAGATATTCGCGCCCGTGAACAACGCAATCTCACTCAGGGGGGAGGTACAGATCGTGCGAGTACGGATCTGGCTAGTGAAGTTCGCTCTAAACTGGAAGCCAATATTCCCACTGGTCAATTAACAGTTGCTGCCAAAGATGGGGCAATTGTCGTTGGTGGAACTGTACAAACTCAAGAGCAATTAAATAAAATTGATCCTCTTGCCAAACAAATTAAAGGTGTTAAGAGTGTGAAAGTTTTAGCCAAAGTTGCCCCAGCCGTACCAACTCAACAACGATAA
- a CDS encoding HupE/UreJ family protein: protein MQQCFAIAILVIISLLTSDGGSPIEHNVSTTWEGFIWGIADPVISLDRFAGIVALGLFSAKFTRGNWLNITFVIAAICGQLINLSPVILPAPAIAIAICTIALGVMLVAPIPIHWLAIALLSATAGIFQGYSDATSIIGAETLTMIIFVISVAFTQTVIIMSARKIGVNFGINEINQILPKIIRFAGLVFCAIGIVFLGYSII from the coding sequence TTGCAGCAGTGCTTCGCGATCGCCATTTTAGTCATCATTAGTTTACTGACTTCAGACGGTGGATCACCCATTGAACATAATGTTTCCACCACCTGGGAAGGGTTTATTTGGGGCATAGCCGATCCAGTGATTAGTTTAGACCGTTTTGCAGGGATTGTAGCATTAGGTTTATTTTCCGCTAAATTTACCCGTGGTAATTGGCTAAATATCACTTTTGTTATTGCTGCTATCTGTGGACAATTGATTAATTTATCTCCAGTGATCTTACCTGCACCAGCAATAGCTATTGCTATTTGTACCATTGCATTAGGAGTAATGTTAGTTGCACCAATTCCTATTCATTGGTTAGCAATAGCTTTATTAAGTGCTACTGCTGGGATATTTCAAGGTTACTCCGATGCTACATCCATCATCGGTGCAGAAACATTAACTATGATTATCTTCGTAATTAGTGTTGCCTTCACTCAAACAGTAATTATCATGAGTGCCAGAAAAATAGGTGTAAATTTTGGCATCAATGAAATTAATCAAATCTTACCTAAAATCATCCGTTTTGCTGGTTTAGTATTCTGTGCAATTGGTATCGTATTTTTAGGCTACTCAATAATTTAA
- a CDS encoding S8 family serine peptidase — protein MNKNWLIFWSLGFSCLTVPVFAGVKFANFLGANGIDALKLHQAPYNLTGRKIAIGQVEIGRPGMFGWDKAVSKNRAVSPFAVFSRNVPAKSNVGVDPHAYNVSGVMVSQDKAFPGVAPNARLYSSAVGSTKKIGQPEECLSAQHIALQNGGDVRAINFSFGEPLERDPRPEAMLDGNALLTLCIDWSSRVHDVVYTIAGNQGKGGIPIPTDNFNAINVAFSSERKGIFNKVHVSNLASINQGIENRLAGKEFNVGGRIAISLVAPGTNIPLLNPDGKLNKSTGTSFAAPQVTATVALLQEFVDRQLRTKQANWTIDARRHQIMKAILLNSADKIQDGGDGLRLGMTRTLIDKQNQDWLVSNAYKNSKIPLDAQMGAGHLNAFRAYQQLNGGEWKPTAPVPSIGWDYGTVNANSSREYTLQNGLKQNSFVAITLIWNRLVELNDKDNNQEYDIGETFIDKGLNNLDVYLVKENGKNNEVVVCDSVSEVDSVEHIFCPVPTNGNYKIRVQFKKQVNEATQPYALAWWTVGER, from the coding sequence ATGAATAAAAATTGGCTAATTTTTTGGAGTTTAGGTTTTTCTTGCTTGACTGTACCCGTCTTTGCTGGTGTCAAGTTTGCAAATTTTTTAGGCGCTAACGGTATTGATGCGCTGAAACTACATCAAGCCCCTTATAATTTGACTGGGCGGAAAATTGCCATTGGTCAAGTGGAAATTGGTCGTCCGGGGATGTTTGGCTGGGATAAAGCCGTATCTAAAAATCGGGCTGTATCTCCATTTGCAGTGTTTTCACGCAATGTTCCCGCTAAGTCGAATGTTGGTGTTGATCCTCATGCCTATAATGTTTCTGGTGTGATGGTGAGTCAAGATAAGGCTTTTCCCGGTGTTGCACCAAATGCGCGACTGTATTCTTCTGCTGTCGGATCTACAAAAAAAATTGGTCAACCGGAGGAGTGTTTATCAGCACAACATATTGCTTTACAAAATGGTGGTGATGTGCGGGCGATTAATTTTAGTTTTGGTGAACCTCTGGAACGTGATCCTCGACCAGAAGCTATGTTAGATGGTAATGCTTTACTAACATTATGTATTGACTGGTCTAGTCGGGTTCATGATGTTGTGTATACCATTGCTGGTAATCAAGGCAAAGGCGGGATTCCCATTCCTACAGACAATTTTAACGCAATTAATGTGGCTTTTTCTTCAGAACGCAAGGGAATTTTTAATAAAGTTCACGTTTCTAATTTGGCGAGTATTAATCAAGGTATAGAAAATCGTTTAGCCGGGAAGGAATTTAACGTTGGGGGGAGAATTGCAATTAGTTTGGTTGCTCCTGGGACGAATATTCCTTTACTTAATCCTGATGGTAAGTTAAATAAATCTACAGGTACGAGTTTTGCTGCACCGCAAGTTACGGCTACTGTGGCTTTATTACAGGAATTTGTGGATAGACAGTTACGAACTAAACAAGCAAATTGGACTATTGATGCTCGTCGTCATCAGATCATGAAAGCAATATTACTTAATTCTGCGGACAAGATTCAAGATGGTGGTGATGGTTTACGGTTGGGAATGACGAGGACTTTAATTGATAAACAAAATCAAGATTGGTTAGTTTCTAATGCTTACAAAAATTCCAAAATTCCCCTGGATGCTCAAATGGGAGCAGGTCATTTAAATGCTTTTCGAGCTTATCAACAGTTGAATGGTGGTGAATGGAAACCTACTGCACCAGTTCCGTCTATTGGTTGGGATTATGGCACTGTTAATGCTAATTCTTCTAGAGAATATACTTTGCAAAATGGTTTGAAACAAAATAGTTTTGTGGCTATTACTTTAATTTGGAATCGTTTGGTGGAGTTGAATGATAAAGATAATAATCAGGAATATGATATAGGGGAAACATTTATAGATAAAGGATTAAATAATCTTGATGTCTATTTAGTTAAGGAAAATGGGAAAAATAATGAAGTTGTGGTTTGTGATTCTGTGAGTGAAGTTGATAGTGTGGAACATATTTTTTGTCCAGTTCCTACTAATGGTAACTATAAGATTCGGGTGCAATTCAAGAAGCAGGTTAATGAAGCTACTCAACCTTATGCTTTAGCTTGGTGGACTGTAGGTGAAAGGTGA
- a CDS encoding ABC transporter ATP-binding protein has protein sequence MAKSHRLDKIAAYLRPYWRETVFGIVALLVVNGLGVYIPLLIRSGVDTLSRSFSFPQIIHYVVLIALLSSAMWMMRMASRIWIFGVGRQVEFDLKQRIFQHLLKLEPAYFTVNTPGDLISRATSDVDNIRRLVGFAVLSLANTFFAYLLTLPVMLSLSVELTLASLAVYPFMFLMVHFFSDRLRNEQTAVQEELAEISELVREDMSGMALIKIYAQEDNERQAFNRKNEQLLTANLKLAKTRNTLFPLIGGLASLSSLIIIWLGTARISSGTLAIGDFLALLIYVERLIFPTALLGFTITAYQRGEVSINRLETILSVTPKIQDTPDAIHVEPSQIKGELTAVNFSYTYPGVNTPVLEHLNFQIAPGELVAIVGPIGSGKSTLANAVPRLLDIQPGQLFLDGLDITKLAVSDLRGAIAYVPQDSFLFSTTVKNNIRYGYPVSAEADVVYAAKMAQIDAEIQNFPQQYETLVGERGITLSGGQRQRTALARAMLIDAPILLLDDALSSVDNQTATQILTNLATGTKRKTVIFITHQLSAAATSDRILVMEQGKIVQTGNHSELLEQPGLYQNLWNQHQAEELLH, from the coding sequence ATGGCCAAATCTCACAGACTTGATAAAATCGCTGCTTATTTACGCCCCTATTGGCGCGAAACCGTCTTCGGTATTGTTGCTTTATTAGTTGTCAATGGGCTGGGTGTATATATTCCTTTGTTAATTCGTTCAGGGGTAGATACTCTGTCTCGGAGTTTTAGTTTTCCCCAAATCATCCATTATGTAGTTCTCATCGCCCTACTTAGTTCCGCCATGTGGATGATGCGAATGGCTTCTCGCATTTGGATATTTGGTGTGGGAAGACAGGTAGAATTTGATTTGAAACAGCGAATTTTTCAACACTTATTGAAATTAGAACCTGCTTATTTTACGGTTAATACTCCTGGGGATTTAATTAGTCGTGCTACCAGTGATGTAGATAATATTAGACGGTTGGTAGGGTTTGCTGTGTTGAGTTTGGCAAATACTTTCTTTGCCTATCTTTTGACACTACCCGTCATGTTATCCCTAAGTGTGGAACTGACACTGGCATCATTAGCAGTGTACCCGTTCATGTTTTTGATGGTGCATTTTTTTAGCGATCGCCTGCGTAACGAACAAACCGCCGTCCAGGAAGAACTTGCAGAAATTAGTGAACTGGTACGGGAAGATATGAGCGGTATGGCGCTGATTAAAATTTACGCCCAAGAGGACAATGAGCGTCAAGCATTTAACCGGAAAAATGAACAGCTATTAACCGCTAACCTCAAACTAGCTAAAACTCGCAATACCCTATTTCCGCTGATTGGTGGATTAGCCAGTCTGAGTTCTTTGATTATTATTTGGTTAGGTACAGCCAGAATATCCTCTGGAACTCTTGCCATTGGTGATTTTCTGGCTTTGCTAATTTATGTAGAGCGATTAATTTTCCCTACCGCTTTATTAGGATTCACTATTACTGCTTACCAACGGGGTGAAGTGAGTATTAATCGCTTAGAAACTATTCTCAGCGTGACTCCGAAAATTCAAGACACACCAGACGCTATTCATGTAGAACCCAGCCAAATTAAAGGAGAATTGACAGCAGTAAACTTTAGTTACACTTACCCCGGTGTAAATACCCCAGTTCTAGAACACCTGAATTTTCAGATCGCACCTGGGGAATTAGTAGCTATTGTTGGTCCGATTGGTTCAGGAAAATCCACCTTAGCGAATGCTGTCCCCAGATTATTGGATATTCAGCCAGGACAGTTGTTTTTAGATGGGTTGGATATTACAAAACTAGCTGTGAGTGATTTACGGGGAGCGATCGCCTACGTACCACAAGATAGCTTTCTATTCAGTACCACCGTCAAAAATAATATCCGTTATGGTTATCCCGTCTCCGCCGAAGCAGACGTAGTTTACGCCGCCAAAATGGCGCAAATTGACGCAGAAATTCAGAATTTCCCCCAACAGTATGAAACCCTAGTGGGGGAGCGAGGAATTACCCTTTCTGGTGGACAAAGACAACGCACAGCTTTAGCAAGAGCAATGTTAATTGATGCCCCCATCTTGCTATTAGATGATGCCCTTTCCAGTGTAGACAATCAAACCGCTACACAAATCCTCACCAATCTGGCTACAGGGACAAAAAGAAAAACCGTAATTTTTATTACCCACCAACTTTCTGCTGCTGCCACATCTGACCGAATTTTGGTCATGGAACAGGGGAAAATCGTCCAAACAGGTAATCACTCAGAACTGCTAGAACAGCCTGGACTTTATCAAAATTTGTGGAATCAACATCAAGCAGAAGAACTATTACATTGA
- a CDS encoding helix-turn-helix domain-containing protein translates to MSKTKDAIKIIDKMTRTDPQLEAMVAVSTINAEVAQLIYEARTKAGLTQKQLAELIGTKQPVIARLEDADYEGHSLSMLQKIAHALNQRLVIHLTPMDEQQIAY, encoded by the coding sequence ATGTCCAAGACTAAGGATGCGATTAAAATTATCGACAAGATGACTCGTACTGATCCTCAACTTGAGGCAATGGTAGCGGTATCTACCATTAATGCAGAAGTGGCACAGTTAATATATGAAGCCAGAACCAAAGCTGGGTTAACGCAGAAACAGTTGGCTGAACTGATTGGCACAAAACAACCAGTAATTGCACGGCTAGAAGATGCTGACTATGAAGGACATTCTCTTTCCATGCTGCAAAAAATCGCTCATGCTCTTAATCAGCGGTTAGTAATTCATCTGACTCCAATGGATGAGCAGCAAATTGCATACTGA
- a CDS encoding type II toxin-antitoxin system RelE/ParE family toxin gives MRRPGADYLRDGIYELRAKHIRVQYRILYFFHGQNVAILAQAITKEQAAVPAIDIERAIARKRLFEESPEAHTYHEEEDDDDVQD, from the coding sequence ATGCGTCGCCCTGGAGCGGATTACCTGCGAGATGGAATTTATGAATTGCGGGCAAAGCATATTCGTGTCCAGTACCGGATTTTGTACTTCTTTCATGGGCAAAACGTGGCGATTCTGGCACAAGCCATTACGAAAGAACAAGCAGCAGTACCAGCAATTGATATCGAACGAGCGATAGCGCGAAAGCGTTTATTTGAGGAAAGCCCAGAAGCGCACACTTACCACGAGGAGGAGGATGATGATGATGTCCAAGACTAA
- a CDS encoding signal transduction histidine kinase (STHK), LytS — MTLINNKRAVGVFSTRQELENALSELRHNRFDMNHVSVIAKDTEDLNQRYKIGETRVENPTATAQETRHDTKHDTTRAEEGAKTGIGAGGAVGGLTGLLIGLGTLAIPGVGPIMLAGAAATAIATTLAGGAIGAAVGGLIGGLVGLGIPEHRAQVYHDYVVAGDYLVIVDGTEAEVLRAERILKNKGMREWEVYNTPETSRYENPAVSHL; from the coding sequence ATGACTTTGATTAATAATAAACGAGCCGTAGGAGTGTTTTCTACTCGCCAGGAGTTAGAAAATGCTCTTAGTGAACTGCGACATAACAGATTCGATATGAATCATGTATCTGTGATTGCTAAAGACACGGAAGACTTGAATCAGCGATACAAAATTGGGGAAACACGAGTTGAAAACCCCACTGCCACAGCCCAGGAAACAAGGCATGACACAAAACATGACACAACCCGGGCTGAAGAAGGAGCAAAAACTGGAATAGGCGCAGGAGGAGCAGTTGGAGGGCTGACAGGCCTGCTGATCGGGCTAGGAACTCTAGCCATCCCTGGAGTAGGTCCAATTATGTTGGCAGGAGCAGCAGCTACAGCGATCGCCACAACTTTAGCCGGTGGGGCTATCGGAGCGGCAGTTGGCGGTTTGATTGGTGGACTGGTAGGTTTAGGAATTCCCGAACATCGGGCGCAAGTTTATCACGATTATGTAGTTGCCGGAGATTATCTGGTCATTGTAGATGGCACAGAGGCTGAAGTTCTTCGGGCTGAGAGGATACTCAAGAATAAAGGGATGCGTGAGTGGGAAGTTTACAATACCCCAGAAACTAGTCGTTATGAAAATCCTGCCGTTTCTCACTTGTGA
- a CDS encoding Uma2 family endonuclease: MRWEEVCENKQLQDLPFKIELNKWGQIVMSPVKIKHSFHQGRIQRLLESLLKTGEVMPECAINTSDGVKVADVVWCSDTRFDQIQDEISASIAPEICIEVKSTGNTIDEMEFKKQLYLEAQAIEVWLCNEQGEIRFYNQQGELENSLLVPDFPQQIKR; this comes from the coding sequence ATGAGATGGGAAGAAGTTTGTGAAAATAAACAATTACAAGATTTACCCTTCAAAATTGAATTAAATAAATGGGGACAAATTGTCATGAGTCCTGTAAAAATTAAACACTCTTTTCATCAAGGAAGAATCCAACGACTATTAGAATCTTTATTAAAAACTGGCGAAGTCATGCCAGAATGTGCAATCAATACATCAGACGGCGTTAAAGTTGCTGATGTCGTTTGGTGTTCAGATACAAGATTTGATCAAATTCAAGATGAAATATCAGCTTCCATAGCACCAGAAATTTGTATAGAAGTTAAATCTACGGGCAATACTATTGATGAAATGGAATTTAAGAAACAATTATATTTAGAAGCTCAAGCAATTGAAGTATGGTTATGTAATGAACAAGGTGAAATCAGGTTCTATAATCAACAAGGTGAATTAGAAAACTCTTTGTTAGTTCCTGACTTTCCTCAACAAATTAAACGCTAA
- the surE gene encoding 5'/3'-nucleotidase SurE codes for MTIIITNDDGIDAPGIAALMKAVNDKSIIIAAPQSHQSGCGHQVTTHQPINLQRRSDFEYAIAGTPADCIRVAVSHIAPNVKYVISGINAGGNLGVDAYISGTVAAVREAAMHGIPGIAVSQYRQGKRDYDWDTAVKWTSALLKDLMELPLEPGCFWNVNLPHLLPQQADPEVVFCQPCTKPLPVNYRMEGDDFYYTGEYGKRERTPNSDVDICFSGKIAVTKLRV; via the coding sequence ATGACTATAATTATCACCAATGACGATGGTATTGATGCTCCGGGTATTGCAGCTTTAATGAAAGCAGTAAATGATAAGTCAATAATTATTGCTGCACCACAATCCCATCAATCAGGCTGTGGACATCAAGTTACTACTCATCAACCGATTAATCTGCAACGGCGTTCTGATTTTGAATATGCGATCGCCGGCACTCCTGCTGATTGTATCCGAGTTGCCGTTTCACATATTGCACCAAATGTAAAGTATGTGATTTCTGGTATTAATGCTGGTGGAAATTTAGGCGTTGATGCGTATATTTCTGGGACTGTGGCTGCTGTCAGAGAGGCTGCTATGCACGGGATTCCCGGAATTGCTGTTTCTCAATATCGTCAAGGTAAACGTGATTATGATTGGGATACGGCTGTTAAATGGACATCTGCATTATTAAAGGATTTGATGGAACTTCCTCTAGAACCTGGATGTTTTTGGAATGTTAATTTACCGCACCTGTTACCGCAACAAGCAGATCCAGAAGTGGTATTTTGTCAACCTTGTACGAAACCTTTACCTGTTAATTACCGAATGGAAGGTGATGATTTTTACTATACAGGAGAATATGGTAAACGAGAACGGACTCCTAATAGTGATGTTGATATATGTTTTTCTGGAAAAATCGCAGTGACAAAGTTAAGGGTTTAA
- a CDS encoding protein kinase domain-containing protein: protein MSNVIGEIIGGKYDIQTKLGQGGSGVVYLAKKLDTNERYAIKTLSTDEDNAIKLLERETETLKRFNHPNIVKFIEQGYETRHKLVYLVLEYLDGQDIKTYFDSGIDLKTKFNLFKQITERCLLNIFSKVWMKLILKLKLFGKKKLQIAYR, encoded by the coding sequence ATGTCTAATGTAATCGGTGAAATTATTGGTGGTAAGTACGATATCCAAACCAAACTGGGACAAGGTGGTAGTGGAGTAGTCTATTTAGCGAAAAAATTAGATACTAATGAGCGTTATGCTATTAAAACTCTTTCTACTGATGAAGATAACGCAATTAAACTTTTGGAAAGAGAAACTGAGACTTTAAAACGTTTTAATCATCCGAATATTGTTAAATTTATTGAACAAGGTTATGAAACCCGTCATAAGCTGGTTTATTTAGTATTAGAGTATTTAGATGGTCAAGATATTAAAACTTATTTTGATAGTGGCATTGATTTAAAAACAAAATTTAATCTATTTAAACAAATTACAGAGCGATGCTTGCTGAACATCTTCTCAAAAGTCTGGATGAAATTAATCCTGAAGTTGAAACTGTTTGGGAAAAAGAAATTGCAAATCGCATACAGGTAA
- a CDS encoding DUF2382 domain-containing protein, producing the protein MPLLKIKEFDPNYRESFEGKDIKGMGVYATADEKIGTVSDILVDEQGHFRYFVVDLGLWIFGKKVLLPVGRSRIDHTSERVYTVGMTKQQAENLPEFNEHKEIDYNYEEQVRGVYRSEAFLESSGSVDTASSRPAGATMVAPPIAPPRKSGNGNAAYDYKQDPALYELNEQDHQTFKLYQERLIANKIRAKTGEVIVGKHTETETARVSVPLDKERVVIERITPTEAGEAVTPDSVDFGTSEVARIDVYEETADIHKEAFLREEVRVDKVVDRETIDAEETLRREELDINTQEHPNVERR; encoded by the coding sequence ATGCCTCTTTTAAAAATCAAAGAATTTGATCCAAATTATCGAGAAAGTTTTGAAGGCAAAGACATCAAAGGAATGGGTGTCTATGCAACCGCAGATGAAAAAATTGGCACAGTCAGCGATATTTTAGTAGATGAACAAGGACATTTTCGCTATTTTGTTGTTGATTTAGGTTTGTGGATTTTTGGGAAAAAAGTTTTGTTACCGGTTGGTCGTTCGCGCATTGATCATACCTCTGAACGGGTTTATACAGTAGGAATGACCAAACAACAAGCAGAGAATTTACCCGAATTTAACGAACACAAAGAAATTGATTATAACTATGAAGAACAAGTCAGGGGAGTATATCGTTCCGAAGCATTCTTAGAAAGTTCCGGTTCTGTAGATACAGCTAGTTCTCGACCTGCGGGAGCTACTATGGTAGCCCCTCCCATAGCTCCACCAAGAAAGTCCGGTAATGGCAATGCTGCCTATGACTATAAACAAGATCCGGCTCTATATGAGCTAAATGAGCAGGATCATCAAACTTTCAAACTATATCAAGAAAGATTAATTGCCAACAAAATTCGCGCTAAAACAGGAGAGGTGATTGTTGGCAAACATACAGAAACAGAGACGGCAAGGGTTTCAGTCCCACTAGATAAAGAACGGGTTGTTATTGAACGAATAACTCCGACAGAAGCTGGAGAAGCAGTTACACCAGATAGCGTTGACTTTGGCACATCTGAAGTGGCTCGGATAGATGTTTATGAAGAAACTGCCGACATTCATAAGGAAGCTTTCCTACGAGAAGAAGTCAGAGTTGATAAAGTTGTAGATCGCGAAACTATTGATGCTGAAGAAACTTTACGTCGAGAAGAACTGGATATTAACACCCAAGAGCATCCAAATGTGGAGAGAAGATAA
- a CDS encoding CsbD family protein, with product MSTKNRAKATAKNIEGKVQEAVGDVTGDPKTQAEGKDKQAEAKVRHAVEDVKDRAKEILE from the coding sequence ATGAGTACCAAAAATAGAGCCAAGGCAACTGCCAAAAACATTGAAGGTAAAGTTCAAGAAGCAGTAGGGGATGTAACCGGAGATCCAAAAACTCAAGCGGAAGGCAAAGACAAACAAGCGGAAGCCAAAGTTCGCCACGCCGTTGAAGATGTAAAAGATAGAGCCAAAGAAATTCTTGAGTAG
- a CDS encoding addiction module protein: protein MNPEVETVWEKEIANRIQVIDKGQVALIPADEVLQILSNR from the coding sequence ATTAATCCTGAAGTTGAAACTGTTTGGGAAAAAGAAATTGCAAATCGCATACAGGTAATAGATAAAGGTCAAGTCGCGTTAATTCCAGCCGATGAAGTATTGCAAATATTAAGTAATCGCTGA